The sequence TGTGAATTAACCGGAAAAAAAGCCATCACTGGTCATAACGTTTCTCACTCGAATCGTAAAACCAAAAGGTTGTTTAAGCCAAATTTGAAGCTTAAAAAGTTCTATATCCCAGAAGAAAACACTTGGGTGACTATCAAAGTTAGCACTTCTGCATTGCGTACCATTCACAAAAAAGGTATCTCTGCTGTAATCAACGAAGCTTTCGAAAAAGGCTTTATTGCATAATATTTCTTACCGAATTCTTAAACGCCCCTGGTTATCCTTGGGCGTTTTTTTGTTTCAAAAGGTCTGGTGCATATTGTAGGACTGCCGGAATCTCTCCAACCGGGTATTAACCTGGAATTTGAGTTTAAGTATTTGCTTATCT is a genomic window of Bacteroidia bacterium containing:
- the rpmB gene encoding 50S ribosomal protein L28, which gives rise to MSRVCELTGKKAITGHNVSHSNRKTKRLFKPNLKLKKFYIPEENTWVTIKVSTSALRTIHKKGISAVINEAFEKGFIA